GCGTGCCGGTATAGAAGCGGTTTTGCTATCGGCTTTGCGTCCTGGTGATAAAGTGTTAGTGCCGATTATGGGTCGCTTTGGTCATTTGCTGACTGAAATCGCTGAGCGCGCGCAAGCCGAGGTGCATACGATTTCGGTAGAATGGGGGCAGGTGTTTAAACCTGAGCAAATTGAAGATGCTATCAAAAAAGTGCAGCCAAAAATGCTGGCGATGGTGCAGGGTGATACCTCAACCACAATGAATCAACCGCTAGAGCATATTGGCGAAAT
This region of Pseudomonadales bacterium genomic DNA includes:
- a CDS encoding alanine--glyoxylate aminotransferase family protein, translated to MANNHFMEAFNAPPRLLMGPGPINADPRVLRAMSDQLIGQYDPVMTGFMNETMARFRQVFKTQNQWTFLIDGTSRAGIEAVLLSALRPGDKVLVPIMGRFGHLLTEIAERAQAEVHTISVEWGQVFKPEQIEDAIKKVQPKMLAMVQGDTSTTMNQPLEHIGE